The Bacteroidia bacterium genomic interval TAGCATGTATGTCGACCCAACCGAGCTCTCAAACTACTAATGGTATAAGAGTAAGCGTCAGAACCGCTTACATCAAGGATGAATCTTCTCCTGCCCGCAATGAATATGTTTTTGCATATCAAATAGAGATCCACAATGAGTCCCCTCATGTGGTTCAATTGCTTAGCAGAGAGTGGAATATTATTGATGCTTTTGGGAGTAAGCGGAAGGTCAAAGGCCCAGGTGTAGTAGGGAAACAGCCGGTTATTCATCCGGGTAAATCCCATAGCTACGTAAGTGGGGTCAATTTCAATAGTCCTGCGGGTAAGATGTTCGGATATTATACCATGCGGAGACAGATCGATGGATCAACTTTTCTGGTAAGCATCCCCGATTTCACCATGCTGGCACCCGTAATTATGAATTAGCCGTAACTAAACGGCTCCCAATATCTTTTCAGGTCTGATAGAAAAATGGCTGGTGTGATAAACAACCTTGGCATCCTTGATCAATAAGACCTGGGGAGATTGATGAACTATGCCGAATTCTGCAGCAACTTCATTAGAGACTGATCGATAATTGATCAGATCGAGATAATGAAGATCGGTTTCCTCAGCGAGGCTTTCACTGGAGGATTGGAGCAAATGATTGACTTGTGCTGAAATCCCACAACTGATGCTGTGTTTAAAAATAAGTTGAGGCCTCTCAAAAGAAGCCTCTTTAATTTCTTTCAGCTGAGCTACCCCAGTTAGAGGCTGCCACTTGTTCATATAATCAGAATTATCTGTGATTTCCTACCTTGGTAGCCTGGCAAACATGCTGGTTACAGGCACTGCTAAGAGTAGCTACTGCGAATAAAAGGAGAAATGCTATGGCTATTTGCTTTGCACGTTTCATAAAGAAAAATCTTTTTAAAATAGTGATCGAATCGTTTAAATTAGCGTTTGCTTACGTAAAAGTAAAATATTCGTGCATGTAAATGACTATTGAAGAATTTGAAATTCTAACGCATG includes:
- the apaG gene encoding Co2+/Mg2+ efflux protein ApaG; amino-acid sequence: MSTQPSSQTTNGIRVSVRTAYIKDESSPARNEYVFAYQIEIHNESPHVVQLLSREWNIIDAFGSKRKVKGPGVVGKQPVIHPGKSHSYVSGVNFNSPAGKMFGYYTMRRQIDGSTFLVSIPDFTMLAPVIMN
- the ytxJ gene encoding bacillithiol system redox-active protein YtxJ, whose product is MNKWQPLTGVAQLKEIKEASFERPQLIFKHSISCGISAQVNHLLQSSSESLAEETDLHYLDLINYRSVSNEVAAEFGIVHQSPQVLLIKDAKVVYHTSHFSIRPEKILGAV